A section of the Elizabethkingia anophelis R26 genome encodes:
- a CDS encoding SulP family inorganic anion transporter: MNNLLNLESFRSINLKNEILAGLTVAMTMIPESLSFAILAGLSPLMGLYAAFLMGIVTAVLGGRPGMVSGGAGATIVVLMALAASHGVQYLLAAVILAGVFQLLVGVFKLGKFVRLIPQPVMYGFLNGLAIIIFMAQVAQFKIVQNGVSGWMSGSILYVMAGLTLLTIAIVLIFPKITKAVPSSLVAIIIVSALVYFLNIDTKKVVDIASVSGSLPSFHIPAIPFNTETLKIIFPYSLIMAGVGLVESLLTLNMVDEITRTKGESNREAMAQGTANIVNGFFGGMGGCAMVAQTLVNIGAGARTKISATIGALTILLIILVGGPVIEQIPMAALVGVMMMVAIGTFQWVSLKIVNKMPKSDIFVGILVAVITVVLHNLALAVLVGVIISALVFAWDNAKRIRARKFLDEDGNRVYEIYGPLFFGSTTAFMDKFDALTDTDKIIIDFKESRVADMSAIEALKKLTEQYKNHHKKVVLRHLSADCVRLLENAGGFIEVNIEEDPVYNVMPE; this comes from the coding sequence ATGAATAATCTTTTAAATCTTGAATCATTCCGGAGTATTAATCTTAAAAATGAAATACTGGCAGGACTAACGGTAGCCATGACTATGATTCCGGAATCTCTGTCCTTTGCCATATTAGCAGGCTTGTCTCCACTAATGGGGCTTTATGCAGCTTTTCTTATGGGAATTGTAACAGCAGTTTTGGGAGGTAGACCTGGCATGGTATCCGGTGGAGCAGGAGCTACCATTGTAGTGTTGATGGCTCTGGCAGCTTCTCATGGTGTCCAGTATTTGCTTGCAGCAGTTATATTGGCTGGTGTATTTCAGTTACTGGTGGGAGTTTTTAAACTGGGTAAATTTGTAAGATTAATTCCACAGCCTGTAATGTATGGCTTTCTGAATGGGTTAGCTATTATCATTTTTATGGCTCAGGTGGCTCAATTTAAAATAGTACAGAATGGTGTAAGTGGCTGGATGAGTGGAAGTATACTGTATGTAATGGCCGGGCTTACATTACTTACCATTGCTATAGTACTTATTTTTCCAAAAATTACGAAGGCCGTTCCTTCATCTTTAGTCGCCATTATTATAGTATCAGCTCTTGTTTATTTTCTGAATATCGATACTAAGAAAGTTGTGGATATTGCTTCTGTAAGCGGATCATTACCTTCTTTTCATATACCTGCAATTCCATTTAATACAGAAACGCTTAAGATAATATTTCCTTATTCCCTGATTATGGCAGGAGTGGGGCTTGTAGAATCTTTGCTGACACTAAATATGGTGGATGAAATTACCAGAACAAAAGGAGAGTCCAACAGAGAAGCAATGGCGCAAGGAACAGCTAATATTGTCAACGGATTTTTCGGAGGAATGGGTGGTTGTGCGATGGTTGCACAAACACTTGTTAATATTGGTGCCGGAGCCAGAACTAAAATATCTGCAACTATAGGAGCGTTAACTATACTGCTGATTATTCTGGTGGGCGGTCCGGTGATTGAGCAGATTCCCATGGCAGCTTTGGTTGGGGTAATGATGATGGTGGCAATAGGAACATTTCAGTGGGTTTCTTTAAAGATTGTGAATAAAATGCCTAAATCTGATATTTTTGTTGGAATACTGGTAGCTGTTATTACGGTTGTACTTCATAATCTTGCATTAGCGGTATTAGTAGGTGTTATTATTTCGGCATTGGTATTTGCGTGGGATAATGCTAAAAGAATACGTGCCCGAAAGTTTCTGGATGAAGACGGAAACAGGGTTTATGAAATCTATGGACCTTTGTTTTTTGGAAGTACAACAGCTTTTATGGATAAATTTGATGCGCTTACTGATACAGATAAAATAATTATCGATTTCAAAGAATCTCGTGTAGCAGATATGTCGGCTATTGAAGCACTTAAAAAGCTAACGGAACAGTATAAAAATCACCATAAAAAAGTTGTATTAAGACACCTGAGCGCAGATTGTGTACGTCTATTGGAAAATGCAGGCGGATTTATAGAGGTCAATATTGAAGAAGATCCTGTTTATAATGTAATGCCGGAGTAA
- a CDS encoding DUF5074 domain-containing protein, translating into MRKAYTSFALPLLSLLALSSCSNDDNFTEQIDPDNTIVVADSAPSAVVSAQGFYVANEDWFGHDNGSVNYFKNDGSIIYRAYRAANNGEKLGVTTQFATIYGNNAYLISKQKNRLVVADAKTLKMKAVLTEIGGDGRAFVGINPKKAYISTGNGISIFNIETLKIEGSISGISNQTGNMILAGDYVIAITQSKGAYIINTKTDTVEKLISGTDFASVVQSKDGKIWIGASTKLIQINPYTLEKTDEVDIAYAPIGSLWGAWNAGSLSASTKQNVLYWTKGNSVVKYYIETKSINTSFYALGKDDQGIQLAFYGAGLRVDPLTDKLVLMVKRNGWGDAGSYNWMHLVTNTGTLEKSIVVNGGNGTGTQDERYYWFPAVPFFEDANAPEILLNQIIVAPEKRKAIALNDKIVDADNASSSIIKSISTKGTELATYELKTDSLIVTAKATTGKEKITISAISNGKYVEKAIRIDVRK; encoded by the coding sequence ATGAGAAAAGCATATACCTCTTTTGCTTTACCTTTACTAAGTTTGCTTGCATTATCATCATGTTCTAATGATGATAATTTCACAGAACAAATTGATCCTGACAATACCATTGTTGTTGCAGATTCAGCACCATCGGCAGTAGTATCTGCACAGGGATTTTATGTAGCCAATGAAGATTGGTTCGGCCACGATAACGGATCTGTAAACTATTTTAAAAATGATGGTTCTATTATATACAGAGCTTACCGCGCTGCAAACAACGGTGAAAAACTTGGAGTAACCACACAGTTTGCCACTATTTACGGAAACAATGCTTACCTAATATCCAAGCAAAAAAACAGATTGGTTGTGGCAGATGCCAAAACTTTAAAAATGAAAGCTGTACTTACTGAAATTGGGGGTGACGGACGTGCCTTTGTGGGTATAAACCCAAAGAAAGCTTATATCTCTACAGGTAACGGAATTTCTATATTCAATATTGAAACGCTAAAAATAGAAGGCAGCATTTCCGGAATCAGTAACCAAACAGGTAATATGATTTTAGCAGGTGATTATGTCATTGCTATTACCCAATCGAAAGGTGCCTATATAATCAATACTAAAACTGATACTGTAGAAAAATTAATCAGCGGAACCGATTTCGCTTCGGTAGTACAGAGTAAAGATGGTAAAATCTGGATCGGAGCCAGTACAAAACTAATTCAGATAAATCCTTATACATTAGAAAAAACGGATGAAGTAGACATTGCTTATGCTCCAATCGGTTCATTATGGGGAGCCTGGAATGCCGGAAGCCTTTCTGCAAGTACAAAACAAAATGTACTATACTGGACAAAAGGAAATTCGGTAGTTAAATATTATATAGAAACAAAATCAATTAATACTTCTTTCTATGCTTTAGGTAAAGACGATCAAGGGATACAGCTTGCCTTTTACGGGGCAGGATTACGTGTAGATCCATTGACTGATAAACTTGTTTTGATGGTAAAACGTAATGGCTGGGGCGATGCCGGCAGTTACAACTGGATGCATCTTGTAACCAATACCGGTACATTAGAAAAAAGTATAGTCGTAAACGGAGGTAATGGTACCGGCACCCAAGATGAGCGCTATTACTGGTTCCCGGCAGTACCATTCTTCGAGGATGCCAATGCTCCTGAAATCCTGTTGAATCAAATAATTGTAGCACCAGAAAAAAGAAAAGCCATTGCCCTGAATGATAAAATTGTTGATGCTGATAACGCTTCTTCTTCAATTATAAAATCTATCAGCACTAAAGGAACTGAACTTGCCACCTACGAGCTGAAAACAGATTCTCTAATTGTAACCGCAAAGGCTACAACCGGAAAGGAAAAAATCACCATTTCAGCTATTTCTAATGGTAAATACGTAGAAAAAGCTATCCGCATAGATGTTAGAAAATAG
- a CDS encoding YncE family protein, translating to MKLKNLAFLLFVVFLTSCRGDQYIIQKETEEVTPPQQTEIKGFYLLNEGNMNSNKATLDYFDYAKGTYFRNIYAEANPNVVKELGDVGNDIKIYGNKMYVVVNASNKVEVLDARTVKKIKSITIENGRSLAFANGKAYVSSYAGPISVDPKAPLGKVMEIDTISLSVTREAVVGYQPEEMAVVKNKLYVANSGGYRVPNYDKTVSVIDLANFKETAKYDVAINLNKLKTDANGDLYITSRGDYQNISSNLFVVDSQTGAIKKTFNIPVNNFTIVNDKLYYFSNEFNYNTQKAVKSYGIIDLKTKEIISKKLFDFKYETEIETPYGIAVNPITEDLYITDAGNYVSTGSLYCFDKSGTFKWKTEGGNIPAHFAFLYK from the coding sequence ATGAAATTAAAAAATTTAGCTTTCCTTTTATTTGTTGTTTTCCTCACATCTTGTCGTGGAGATCAGTATATCATTCAGAAAGAGACAGAAGAAGTAACTCCGCCTCAGCAAACAGAAATCAAAGGTTTCTATCTTCTTAACGAAGGAAATATGAACAGCAATAAGGCAACGCTGGATTATTTTGATTATGCAAAAGGAACTTACTTCCGTAATATTTATGCAGAGGCCAATCCCAATGTAGTAAAAGAACTTGGTGATGTGGGTAATGATATTAAAATTTATGGCAATAAAATGTATGTTGTGGTAAATGCATCCAATAAAGTTGAAGTACTGGATGCGAGAACGGTAAAAAAAATAAAAAGTATTACCATTGAAAATGGCAGGTCTTTAGCCTTTGCTAATGGTAAAGCTTATGTTTCCTCTTATGCCGGACCTATATCTGTAGACCCTAAAGCTCCACTGGGAAAAGTAATGGAAATAGATACTATTTCTTTATCTGTAACTCGTGAAGCCGTAGTTGGTTATCAACCAGAGGAAATGGCTGTGGTAAAAAATAAACTTTATGTAGCCAATTCTGGTGGCTATCGTGTACCTAATTATGACAAAACGGTTTCTGTTATAGATTTAGCTAATTTTAAAGAAACTGCTAAATACGATGTTGCCATTAATCTGAATAAATTGAAAACAGATGCGAATGGGGATTTGTATATAACTTCCAGAGGGGATTATCAGAATATATCTTCCAATTTATTTGTAGTAGACAGCCAAACCGGAGCCATTAAAAAGACATTCAATATTCCGGTGAATAACTTCACAATTGTTAATGACAAGCTCTACTACTTCAGCAATGAATTCAACTACAATACACAAAAAGCAGTGAAATCTTACGGAATTATTGATCTAAAAACCAAAGAAATAATTTCTAAAAAGCTATTTGATTTCAAATATGAAACAGAAATAGAAACACCTTATGGCATTGCTGTAAATCCAATTACAGAAGATCTGTATATAACCGATGCAGGTAATTATGTTTCTACAGGAAGTCTGTACTGTTTCGACAAAAGCGGAACCTTCAAATGGAAAACGGAAGGTGGAAATATCCCTGCACATTTCGCCTTTTTATACAAATAA
- a CDS encoding TonB-dependent receptor: MLKRLHSFCLFLLLLIFAAGYTFGQKKDTTRIREVEAVDIFKKNSRTVIQPQKLTSDIIEKLNNNSVADALRYFSGVQIKDYGGVGGLKTVDIRSLGAQHVGVFYDGIPIGNAQNGIVDLGKFSLNDLEEITLYNGQKSDIFQPAKDFGSSGTIYLQPKKPVFRDSRTTNLAVRTKSGSIQTFNPSFRLEQKLSNSVSASFSGEYLDTDGIYKFRYYRKYPNGQIAYDTIAKRHDADVKAKRFETSINGDLKNGKWDLRAYAYLSNRGLPGAIVNGRFGDEGQRLKDANYFVQGSWMQKIFPKVQTQLKAKFAYDYNRYIDTLAPQRPKIDNQYIQREFYISSSTLYQINNNWDAAISADFQYNNMAANLYNFSYPKRYTTLLALATNYRWGRLKAQGSLLGTFVQNKVLQNAAPGDENKWTPALFINYQPFSQHEFYLKAFYKQVFRLPTFNEMYYKTLGMSLLKPEFTHQYDFGFTYRKNFSRGIVKNISLNVDGYYNDVTNKITSTFNGNMFIWMNLSLGKVEIIGTDVNLQSELELGQWRIRPLLTYTYQRARDFTDPKKSYYGHQIPYTPWNSGSFALMTEYKSWGLNYSFVYVGERYDSSQNNIQYNYLLPWYTHDLSVQKTFKLNKHQLKASLEVNNLFNQYYDVVLNYPMPGRNFRFILNFTL; encoded by the coding sequence ATGCTAAAAAGATTACACTCTTTCTGTTTATTTCTATTGCTTCTAATTTTTGCAGCAGGATATACTTTTGGTCAGAAAAAGGATACAACACGAATAAGAGAAGTAGAAGCAGTAGACATTTTCAAAAAAAATTCACGTACGGTTATCCAGCCTCAGAAGTTAACATCTGATATTATTGAAAAGCTAAACAATAATTCTGTAGCAGATGCGCTTCGATACTTTTCCGGTGTTCAGATTAAAGATTACGGTGGTGTCGGCGGGCTAAAGACCGTTGATATCCGAAGTCTTGGAGCACAGCATGTTGGTGTTTTCTATGATGGAATTCCCATCGGAAATGCACAAAACGGAATTGTAGATCTTGGAAAGTTTTCTCTGAATGATCTTGAAGAAATAACCTTATACAATGGTCAGAAAAGCGACATTTTCCAACCGGCAAAAGATTTCGGAAGCTCGGGGACCATTTATCTTCAACCTAAAAAACCTGTATTCAGAGACAGCAGGACAACCAACCTTGCAGTCCGTACAAAAAGTGGCTCTATACAAACTTTCAACCCATCTTTCAGATTAGAGCAAAAGCTTTCTAATTCTGTTTCTGCATCTTTTAGCGGAGAATATCTGGATACTGACGGAATTTATAAGTTCAGATATTACCGGAAATATCCAAATGGTCAGATTGCCTATGATACCATAGCAAAGCGACATGATGCAGATGTAAAGGCAAAGCGATTTGAAACCAGCATTAACGGAGATCTGAAAAATGGAAAATGGGATCTGAGAGCTTATGCCTATTTATCTAACCGTGGGTTACCGGGTGCTATTGTAAACGGACGATTCGGTGACGAAGGCCAGAGACTGAAAGATGCCAATTATTTTGTTCAGGGGAGCTGGATGCAAAAAATCTTCCCGAAAGTACAAACACAACTGAAAGCTAAATTTGCATACGATTACAATCGCTATATCGATACCCTTGCACCCCAACGTCCAAAAATCGACAATCAGTACATACAACGGGAGTTTTACATCTCCTCCTCTACGCTTTATCAAATCAACAATAACTGGGATGCAGCTATTTCAGCAGACTTTCAGTACAATAATATGGCTGCAAATCTTTATAATTTCAGCTACCCCAAACGTTATACTACCCTACTTGCTTTAGCAACAAATTATCGTTGGGGAAGACTGAAAGCACAGGGAAGTTTACTCGGAACCTTTGTTCAGAATAAAGTTTTACAAAATGCAGCTCCGGGAGATGAAAACAAATGGACGCCTGCCCTTTTTATCAATTATCAGCCCTTCAGTCAACATGAATTTTATTTAAAGGCTTTCTATAAACAGGTTTTTAGACTTCCCACTTTCAACGAAATGTATTACAAAACATTGGGAATGTCTCTCCTGAAACCAGAATTTACACATCAATATGATTTTGGCTTTACCTATCGGAAAAATTTCTCGCGCGGAATCGTAAAAAATATCAGCCTTAATGTGGATGGCTATTACAATGATGTCACCAATAAGATTACTTCAACTTTTAATGGTAATATGTTTATCTGGATGAATCTGAGTCTGGGTAAAGTAGAAATTATCGGAACAGATGTCAACCTGCAAAGTGAGCTGGAATTAGGTCAATGGCGCATACGCCCGCTCCTGACTTATACCTATCAACGGGCAAGAGATTTTACAGATCCTAAAAAAAGTTACTACGGCCACCAGATTCCCTACACACCATGGAACAGTGGCAGTTTTGCTCTGATGACAGAATACAAATCATGGGGTCTTAACTATAGTTTTGTTTATGTTGGCGAGCGTTATGATTCCAGTCAGAATAATATCCAGTACAATTATTTACTTCCATGGTATACCCATGATCTGTCTGTACAAAAAACTTTTAAACTGAATAAACACCAGTTAAAAGCATCCTTAGAAGTCAATAATCTTTTCAATCAATATTATGATGTTGTACTTAACTATCCTATGCCCGGACGCAACTTCAGGTTTATTTTAAATTTTACATTATGA
- a CDS encoding winged helix-turn-helix transcriptional regulator encodes MPEFFHDKRLYYTPIEFALNHIGGTWKMPILWRLQEKALRFSELKKDIPHIADKMLTSQLRELESKGMINREVFPVVPPKVEYSLTSKGKKAIPVIETIMKYGYDLIKETGIEYPPKNTDSK; translated from the coding sequence ATGCCTGAATTTTTTCACGACAAAAGACTCTATTACACGCCTATTGAATTTGCACTTAATCATATTGGAGGCACATGGAAAATGCCAATCCTCTGGCGTTTACAGGAAAAGGCTTTACGTTTTAGTGAACTAAAAAAAGATATCCCGCATATTGCTGATAAGATGCTAACCAGTCAGTTACGGGAACTGGAAAGTAAAGGAATGATTAACCGGGAGGTATTCCCGGTTGTACCTCCGAAAGTAGAATACAGCCTAACATCAAAGGGAAAGAAAGCCATTCCCGTTATCGAAACTATTATGAAATACGGATACGATCTGATAAAAGAAACCGGAATAGAGTATCCGCCTAAGAACACTGATAGTAAATAG
- a CDS encoding MFS transporter, with protein sequence MKSKRTLYVLALGIFGITTTEFGVIGILPDLAKAFSISIDKAGWLLSAFAIIVAVFGPFMLMLLSSFRRKNLLVFSLLVFAAANIISAYIQNFYLLLLIRMVPAFFHPVYWSVALSVAEKNVLPEEQSKAAGLIFSGLTVATVLGVPLATLISDTVGWQYSFLITALINLIAAAGIQFYLPSIEYYNKTVQISYKRILDNRLLWINLLLSFMLIMAMYSTYGYMSDFLKTVTHMNGKQISFMLLIFGSIGILGNKLAGRYMSRFPVITLALFIVSLSLMHLLIYEYGSLFIPMVWITCFWGLIHSGGFLIGNINVVTSALDAPEFMNSMFTSCGNFAVTAGTLAGGYWIAHYGIQSLAWSSIICLLIAGVLLLLKNKLIKKTEL encoded by the coding sequence ATGAAATCTAAAAGAACTCTTTATGTATTGGCACTCGGTATTTTCGGAATTACAACAACAGAATTCGGGGTCATCGGAATACTTCCGGATCTGGCAAAAGCATTCAGTATTTCGATTGATAAAGCGGGTTGGTTGCTAAGCGCTTTTGCCATTATTGTAGCTGTTTTTGGTCCGTTTATGCTTATGCTATTATCTTCTTTCCGCAGAAAGAATCTTCTTGTTTTTTCACTGTTGGTTTTTGCTGCTGCTAATATAATTTCAGCATATATTCAGAATTTCTATTTATTGCTGCTGATAAGAATGGTTCCGGCTTTTTTTCATCCTGTATACTGGTCTGTAGCATTATCTGTAGCAGAAAAAAACGTATTACCTGAAGAACAATCTAAAGCTGCTGGTTTAATATTCTCGGGTCTTACAGTAGCTACTGTATTGGGAGTTCCTTTGGCTACGTTAATATCAGATACTGTTGGGTGGCAATACTCTTTTCTGATTACTGCATTGATCAATTTAATTGCAGCAGCAGGCATACAATTTTATTTGCCTTCTATAGAATATTACAACAAGACTGTTCAGATATCATATAAACGAATACTGGATAACCGGTTATTGTGGATAAATTTATTATTGTCTTTTATGCTGATTATGGCAATGTATTCTACATACGGTTATATGTCGGATTTCTTGAAAACAGTAACCCATATGAACGGAAAACAGATAAGCTTTATGCTTTTAATATTCGGAAGTATTGGTATTTTGGGAAATAAGCTGGCAGGAAGGTATATGAGTAGATTTCCTGTTATAACTTTGGCATTATTTATTGTTTCTCTGTCATTAATGCATTTGCTTATTTATGAATACGGAAGCTTGTTTATCCCAATGGTGTGGATAACTTGTTTCTGGGGGCTTATTCATTCCGGTGGCTTCTTGATAGGGAATATTAATGTAGTAACTTCTGCTTTGGACGCTCCGGAATTTATGAATAGTATGTTTACTTCATGTGGTAATTTTGCTGTTACAGCAGGTACTCTGGCAGGTGGCTACTGGATAGCTCATTACGGAATACAGAGTCTGGCATGGTCCAGTATTATATGCCTTTTAATAGCCGGAGTATTATTGCTGCTCAAAAATAAACTGATAAAAAAGACAGAGCTTTAA
- a CDS encoding helix-turn-helix domain-containing protein — MSCSQNPINIDDIKKPYFVWFEDNWVHDDELHSHQKGQLVYVESGFQYLTVEGKIYLLPQNHAAWIPSGHIHKTNSHSEKIRLMIMFFDVEKDIPFYNEVSVFLVPPVLKEMIKYAEKWSKKIQEDPHETLFLKALSNELPQFVARSLQLHISPPEDKRLCKAIDYLHEHYMEDLSMEDLSEIAALSLRTLERIFKKETGLTLSKYQQMLRIIKSLELLSDQQWTISEIAFKTGYKSLQAYTNSFFSVMQYRPSEFLKKLV, encoded by the coding sequence ATGAGCTGCAGTCAGAATCCTATCAATATAGATGATATTAAAAAGCCTTACTTTGTATGGTTCGAAGATAATTGGGTACACGATGACGAACTGCACTCGCACCAAAAAGGTCAGCTGGTATATGTGGAAAGTGGTTTCCAATACCTGACTGTTGAAGGAAAAATTTATCTTTTACCTCAAAATCATGCTGCCTGGATACCATCAGGACATATCCACAAAACCAACTCGCATTCCGAAAAGATTAGACTGATGATTATGTTTTTTGATGTGGAAAAAGATATTCCTTTTTACAATGAAGTCAGCGTCTTTCTCGTACCTCCTGTTCTAAAAGAAATGATTAAATATGCTGAAAAGTGGTCTAAAAAAATACAAGAGGATCCACATGAAACTTTATTTTTAAAGGCTTTGAGCAATGAACTTCCACAATTTGTTGCACGTTCACTGCAATTGCATATTAGCCCACCGGAGGATAAAAGATTGTGCAAAGCCATCGACTATCTTCATGAGCATTACATGGAAGATTTGAGTATGGAAGATCTTAGTGAGATTGCAGCATTATCCTTGCGTACACTGGAACGGATTTTCAAAAAAGAGACCGGATTGACACTAAGTAAATACCAGCAAATGCTCCGAATCATTAAAAGTCTCGAATTGTTGAGTGACCAACAATGGACTATTTCAGAAATAGCCTTTAAAACAGGTTATAAAAGTCTGCAAGCCTATACCAATAGTTTCTTCTCCGTTATGCAATACCGCCCCAGTGAGTTTTTGAAAAAATTAGTTTAA
- a CDS encoding CynX/NimT family MFS transporter — protein MKYETRKEASVFLLLINVLVVILVSSNLRSPITAVGPVLDQISSTLHLDHFQSSLLTSIPLFMFASCSVLVSRFSHKLSINRFLLYALIILSFGLFLRVFGSVWTLFAGSVFIGLGIAIGNVITPGYIKNNFPKQIGLMTGIFAVAMNLTAALASGYSISIGQWTGYGWKGSLGIWLIITLLALLVVTLELIFNKNSAQQQKTDMAKSDFNMFKSAQAWNISIFMGLQSLVYYSLVSWLPAVLGDYGMTGNAPGWVLFAIQIAMLPITFVGPIIANKMKDQKIMIFFVCIPMLASVLMFAWLKSDWVYFTAILLGLSNGLSFSLSILFFSLRTKSSANAIKISGMAQSVGYLIAAFGPPVFGKLHDWGSGWQSSFYFLAVAVLLMFFFGFRAAGRRYVED, from the coding sequence ATGAAGTACGAAACAAGAAAAGAAGCCTCAGTTTTTTTATTACTGATAAATGTTTTAGTTGTGATACTGGTATCCAGTAACCTAAGATCTCCTATAACGGCTGTTGGTCCCGTATTGGATCAGATAAGTAGTACACTGCATCTGGACCATTTTCAGAGCAGCCTGCTTACCTCTATACCTTTATTTATGTTCGCCAGTTGTTCGGTACTGGTTAGTCGCTTTTCACACAAACTTAGTATTAACAGGTTTTTATTATATGCACTGATCATTCTTAGTTTCGGACTGTTTCTGCGGGTATTTGGCTCCGTATGGACGCTATTTGCGGGCTCTGTTTTTATAGGTCTTGGAATTGCTATTGGTAATGTAATTACACCCGGATATATCAAAAATAATTTCCCAAAACAGATTGGTCTTATGACCGGAATATTTGCTGTAGCCATGAATCTAACAGCAGCCTTAGCATCCGGTTACAGTATCAGTATCGGACAGTGGACAGGATATGGCTGGAAGGGATCTTTAGGAATATGGTTGATAATTACATTATTAGCTTTATTGGTTGTAACACTGGAACTTATTTTTAATAAAAATTCTGCTCAGCAACAGAAAACAGATATGGCCAAATCAGATTTTAATATGTTTAAATCTGCACAGGCATGGAATATTAGTATATTTATGGGATTACAGTCTTTAGTATATTACAGTCTTGTATCCTGGTTGCCGGCAGTCTTGGGTGATTACGGAATGACGGGTAATGCACCGGGTTGGGTTTTGTTTGCCATTCAGATTGCAATGCTTCCTATTACATTTGTGGGCCCTATTATTGCTAACAAGATGAAAGATCAGAAGATTATGATATTCTTTGTCTGCATACCTATGTTGGCAAGTGTACTCATGTTTGCATGGCTTAAGTCTGATTGGGTTTATTTTACAGCTATATTATTGGGATTGTCAAATGGATTATCGTTCAGTCTTTCCATTCTGTTCTTCTCATTGCGTACAAAGTCCAGTGCAAATGCTATTAAAATATCCGGGATGGCACAGTCTGTTGGTTATCTTATAGCAGCATTCGGACCTCCGGTATTTGGTAAGTTACATGATTGGGGTTCTGGTTGGCAAAGTTCTTTTTATTTTCTGGCTGTCGCAGTTCTTCTGATGTTCTTTTTCGGATTCAGAGCAGCAGGCAGGAGATATGTTGAAGATTAA
- a CDS encoding serine hydrolase domain-containing protein, whose protein sequence is MKPILISFLAFILCQQISAQEVNYDEANRKTDAFIQKKMKDLSIPAIAVAVIKSGKIVKKTVYGTANIEWNNKVTPHSAFQIASCTKLLTSTLLLKSIYNKKIDLYESLGKYLDSIPEAWKKIKIMNLISHSSGIPEFYESNTYLPTKEIVKQIKDKPLIFEPGTKEQYGQSDFMVLSYIFEKIYNKSFTKILHDEVIIPLGMTDGGFDMEYKVDGRFLKTDLIKEKVTTYYDDAGKLVSYKFIYPQYTYPGGGYFASINDMANWAIGLDKNTLFPLDFANELAYNSEKLGNKTAEFSKVGWALENDGNIFYGGHSGGPGLGDVLRFPKEKITIITLSNDGELYPQFSRAIASWYIKGLSPKLEIKKFDR, encoded by the coding sequence ATGAAACCAATCTTAATTAGCTTTTTAGCATTCATCCTATGCCAGCAAATTTCTGCACAGGAAGTAAATTATGATGAAGCAAACCGAAAAACAGATGCCTTTATTCAGAAAAAGATGAAAGACCTCAGCATTCCGGCTATTGCTGTCGCTGTAATAAAAAGTGGAAAAATTGTGAAGAAAACTGTGTACGGAACAGCGAATATAGAATGGAACAATAAAGTTACACCTCATTCTGCTTTTCAAATTGCTTCTTGTACTAAACTACTTACCTCTACTCTCTTGCTGAAAAGCATTTATAATAAAAAAATAGATTTGTATGAATCGTTGGGTAAATATCTGGATTCAATTCCTGAAGCATGGAAGAAAATAAAAATAATGAATCTGATTAGCCATTCCAGCGGAATTCCTGAATTTTATGAGAGCAATACCTATTTGCCAACAAAAGAAATTGTAAAACAAATAAAAGATAAACCATTGATTTTTGAACCCGGGACAAAAGAACAATACGGACAGTCGGATTTCATGGTATTGTCCTATATCTTCGAAAAAATATACAATAAGTCCTTTACCAAAATTTTGCATGACGAAGTCATTATTCCATTGGGTATGACTGATGGCGGATTTGATATGGAATATAAAGTAGATGGCAGGTTTCTAAAGACAGATTTGATAAAAGAAAAAGTGACTACCTATTACGATGATGCCGGTAAACTGGTTAGTTATAAGTTTATTTATCCACAATATACTTATCCTGGAGGCGGGTATTTCGCATCTATTAACGATATGGCTAACTGGGCAATCGGACTGGATAAGAATACATTATTCCCATTGGATTTTGCAAATGAACTGGCATATAACAGCGAAAAATTGGGAAATAAAACCGCTGAATTCTCAAAAGTAGGCTGGGCTTTGGAAAACGACGGAAATATATTCTATGGAGGACATAGCGGCGGTCCGGGACTTGGAGATGTTTTAAGATTCCCGAAAGAAAAAATAACCATAATCACCTTATCAAATGATGGAGAGTTATATCCTCAATTCTCACGGGCTATTGCATCGTGGTATATAAAAGGCTTATCTCCAAAATTAGAAATAAAAAAATTCGACAGATAA